The following is a genomic window from Anaerolineales bacterium.
TTTGGAGGAAACGGAGCAGTTGAAATCAGGACATCAGCCTCATGCTACAACCGCTATCCCGAGGGGAATGCGTAGAGCATTTTTGAGTTTTCTTGTAGGAGCAACAACAAGAAATTTGGCGCAAAGTTCTGACGCCTTCGCCTTTCTTGTACATATAAGTCATACCCGGGTTGATCATGAAAATGTTGTGACAGTGATTGATGCTTTTCGTGAAGAGGTGATGAATGCACTTAATAATCCTGGAACGCCTGCTCATGAAAGGATGCGAGAGGAAATAGGTGCTGCTTATGCCGATATCGAGGAAACAGAAGGAGAATTACCCGATTTTGAAGTATTGGTGGATCGGATAAAGTTCCTCTTACCAGGCGCCAGCATAAAAACCATCAACTCGACTTCAGATTCGGCTATATCGTTGGATCACGTATATAGCATTTTTGTTGGCGGTAACAAGCTGGGGCGCGGCGTTACTATTCCAAATCTTATAACAAGTTATTACGGAAGGAATCCCAAATCTCCCAACGCAGATACGGTTTTGCAGCATGCCCGGATGTATGGTTATCGCGGTAAGCATTTGGGAATTACCAGACTATTCTTGCCTAAAAAATTGGCCGATCACTTTCGCATTATTCACCAAATGGAAAAGGCTTTGCGAGACCTTGTTTCCAGGTATCCGGAGGGCAAGTTTGAGGGAATTTATATTTCTTCACCCCTCCGGCCTACCCGAGGAAATGTTCTGGATCCGAATGCAATAGGGGTATATGTTGCTGGTGGATATTGCAATCCCCGTTACCCCTTACGGAATAAGGAAATAGCCAAAGACAGGGATTGGCTTGACCAAGAATTGTTGCCATTTGATGATCGGAATGAATACCACCCGTCGACAATAGATTTCATAAAGGAAATCATCAACAAGTGTAAGCATGATCCCGATGAGGGTGCGGAAATGTGGGATATTCAAACTTTGGAGGTTGCACTTGACAAACTCAAGACCCTCAGGGGAAATAGAGCTTACCTTCGTGTGAGAACTGGGAGAAACCTCAACGAACCAAGGCGCGAGACACAAGGTTTCTTAACGGGCGGAGAAGAAGGTCTTGTTCCTTCTGATGCCCCAACTTTGTTCATCTACAGAATTAATGAGAACGACCGCGGCGAAGCTGTTTGGTGGCCACAAATCAGATTTCCAGAAGGTAACTATGCGTTGGCTTTTAGCTTTGATAGGTAGAATAAAAAATTTACTCTTAGTCAGAAAGCCGCTCATTGCGATTGATGTTTTTTCAGGAGCGGGCGGAATGACTCTGGGTCTGAAACAAGCAGGCTTTAGAGTTATTGCTGCTGTTGAAGTTGATCAATTGGCAGTAGATACTTACAGAGTTAATCACCCCGAAGTTGAAGTCTGGCAGCAGGATGTCCGGCAAGTTAGCGGTGAAGATATCCTGAAAGCTTTAAAATTGCGGGAAGGGGAATTAGATGTTTTGGCGGGTTGTCCCCCTTGCCAAGGGTTTTCATCTATAAGGACGCTAAACGGCAAGAAAAGACCGCGTGATGAACGCAATGATCTTATTTTTGATTTTCTAAGACTTGTTGAGGAATTGAAACCAAAAGTGGTCTTGTTGGAAAATGTTCCTGCACTTGCTAAAAAAGAAAGATTGGTAAGGTTCACTCGGAGTCTGCGGAAGCTCGGTTATACCTTTAGTGGAACACCGATGATCCTTAACACCGCAGACTTTGGAGTTCCACAGCGTCGCAGAAGAATGATTTTCATTGGTAGCAGGGTGGGTGAAATAAAAATGCCTGAAAAGGAAGTGGAAGCAGTTACTGTACGGGCAAGTATTGGCGATTTGCCTCTACCGGGTGAAAGTGGAGATCCGCTGCACGATATAAAAGAACAGCGCGCTCCACACACCGTGAAAATGATAAAAAAAGTTCCAAGAGATGGAGGGAGTCGGTCAGATTTACCTGAGGAGTATCATTTGCCTTGTCACAAAAAATCTCCTAATGGATTCAAGGATGTCTACGGGCGAATGTCTTGGGATAACGTGGCCCCAACTATTACGAGTGGATGCAATAACCCATCCAAAGGCCGCTTCCTCCACCCAACACAACATAGGGCAATAACATTGCGTGAAGCAGCTATTTTTCAATCTTTCCCGAAGGATTATTATTTTTCTCTCGAAAAAGGTAAGAACGGTGCTGCTATTATGATTGGTAATGCCTTGCCCCCTAAATTCGTTCAGAAGCAAGCTGTTGCAATTAAAGATGCTATACGTGCTTCCCGAACTTTGTAACATGGATAAGTTGACCAAGGAACAAAGAAGCAGAAATATGAGCAGGATTCGCTCATCTATGACTGGCTTCGAGCAAAAGATATTCAAAAAACTAAAAAATAAGCGTATTTATTTCCAAACTCATTACACCCGAGTAATTGGTAAGCCTGACATAGCTTTGCCGAGATCTCGCAAAGCGGTTTTTCTGCATAGTGACTTTTGGCATGGCTGGCGACTGCCCAGCTGGGAAAATGTACTCCCTAACGAATTTTGGATTAATAAGCTGAGACAAAATCGAAAACGCGATAGAAAAGTAATTCGAAAATTGCGTCAAATGGGCTGGGATGTTTTTGTTTTATGGGAGCATTC
Proteins encoded in this region:
- a CDS encoding DNA cytosine methyltransferase produces the protein MRWLLALIGRIKNLLLVRKPLIAIDVFSGAGGMTLGLKQAGFRVIAAVEVDQLAVDTYRVNHPEVEVWQQDVRQVSGEDILKALKLREGELDVLAGCPPCQGFSSIRTLNGKKRPRDERNDLIFDFLRLVEELKPKVVLLENVPALAKKERLVRFTRSLRKLGYTFSGTPMILNTADFGVPQRRRRMIFIGSRVGEIKMPEKEVEAVTVRASIGDLPLPGESGDPLHDIKEQRAPHTVKMIKKVPRDGGSRSDLPEEYHLPCHKKSPNGFKDVYGRMSWDNVAPTITSGCNNPSKGRFLHPTQHRAITLREAAIFQSFPKDYYFSLEKGKNGAAIMIGNALPPKFVQKQAVAIKDAIRASRTL
- a CDS encoding very short patch repair endonuclease, which encodes MTKEQRSRNMSRIRSSMTGFEQKIFKKLKNKRIYFQTHYTRVIGKPDIALPRSRKAVFLHSDFWHGWRLPSWENVLPNEFWINKLRQNRKRDRKVIRKLRQMGWDVFVLWEHSYKKDPDGSIDKIINFLKSDSL